A window of the Streptomyces griseochromogenes genome harbors these coding sequences:
- a CDS encoding propionyl-CoA synthetase, producing the protein MTEEKKREETAMPSTLDEGEYFAAYRRSLEDPEGFWLDAARDIDWATPPGRALDSSRAPLYGWFPDGRLNTCHNALDRHVEGGHGDRVALVYDSPVTDTVASYTYRELRDEVARFAGVLSDLGVTKGDRVAIYLPMIPEAVIAMLACARIGAVHSVVFGGFAAHELATRIDDARPKVVVSASCGIEPSRLVPYKPLLDAALTRAHHQPDHCVIRQRRQLPADLTERDIDWDEAMSKAAPVDCVTVDARDPLYVLYTSGTTGRPKGVVRDNGGHAVALRWSMENVFGAGPGDVFWAASDVGWVVGHSYIVYAPLLTGCTTVLYEGKPVGTPDAGALWRVVAQHRVNTLFTAPTAIRAVKREDPEGTLLRGHDTSSLRHLFLAGERLDPGTQHWAGGLLGIPVIDNWWQTETGWPIVANPVGLDPLPVKPGSAAVPMPGYDVRVLDTAGREVDAGTDGAVAIRLPLPPGTLTSLWGDDEWYVRSYLSAYEGYYLSGDGGHKDADGYVFIMGRTDDVINVAGHRLSTGALEEVLSGHPDVAECTVVGVADALKGQVPRGFVVLKAGTVRSPEEVVAELVALVRETIGPVAALRRVDIVAALPKTRSGKILRRTMREIADGGDPELPSTIDDPTVLDTLRPVLRGEA; encoded by the coding sequence ATGACCGAAGAGAAGAAAAGAGAGGAAACCGCGATGCCAAGCACCCTCGACGAGGGCGAGTACTTCGCCGCCTACCGGCGCAGCCTGGAGGATCCTGAGGGCTTCTGGCTCGATGCCGCCCGCGACATCGACTGGGCGACCCCGCCCGGCCGAGCCCTGGACTCCTCGCGCGCGCCGCTGTACGGCTGGTTTCCCGACGGACGGCTGAACACCTGCCACAACGCCCTCGACCGGCATGTCGAGGGCGGCCACGGCGACCGTGTCGCGCTGGTGTACGACAGCCCCGTCACCGACACCGTGGCCTCGTACACCTACCGCGAGTTGCGGGACGAGGTCGCGCGCTTCGCCGGTGTGCTGAGCGACCTCGGGGTGACCAAGGGCGACCGTGTCGCGATCTACCTCCCGATGATCCCGGAGGCCGTCATCGCGATGCTGGCATGCGCCCGCATCGGGGCCGTGCACTCGGTGGTCTTCGGCGGATTCGCCGCGCACGAGCTGGCGACCCGCATCGACGACGCCCGCCCGAAGGTGGTCGTCTCCGCCTCGTGCGGCATCGAGCCGTCCCGCCTGGTCCCCTACAAGCCCCTTCTCGACGCCGCCCTCACCCGCGCACACCACCAGCCGGACCACTGCGTCATCCGGCAGCGCCGCCAGCTCCCGGCCGACCTGACCGAACGCGACATCGACTGGGACGAGGCCATGAGCAAGGCCGCCCCCGTGGACTGCGTCACGGTCGACGCGCGCGACCCGCTCTACGTGCTCTACACCTCCGGCACCACCGGCCGGCCCAAGGGTGTGGTGCGGGACAACGGCGGCCACGCCGTCGCGCTGCGCTGGTCGATGGAGAACGTCTTCGGCGCCGGTCCCGGCGACGTGTTCTGGGCGGCGTCCGACGTCGGCTGGGTGGTCGGCCACTCGTACATCGTCTACGCCCCGCTGCTGACCGGCTGCACCACGGTGCTCTACGAGGGCAAGCCGGTCGGTACTCCGGACGCCGGCGCGCTGTGGCGGGTCGTCGCCCAGCACCGGGTGAACACGCTGTTCACGGCGCCGACGGCCATCCGTGCCGTCAAACGGGAGGACCCTGAGGGGACCCTGCTGCGCGGGCACGACACCAGCTCGCTGCGTCATCTCTTCCTCGCCGGAGAGCGTCTGGACCCCGGAACGCAGCACTGGGCGGGCGGCCTGCTGGGCATCCCCGTGATCGACAACTGGTGGCAGACGGAGACGGGCTGGCCGATCGTCGCCAACCCCGTGGGCCTGGATCCCCTGCCGGTCAAGCCGGGTTCCGCCGCCGTGCCGATGCCCGGCTACGACGTCCGGGTGCTCGACACGGCGGGCCGCGAGGTGGATGCGGGCACGGACGGGGCCGTCGCGATCCGGCTCCCCCTCCCGCCGGGCACGCTGACCTCGTTGTGGGGCGACGACGAGTGGTACGTACGCTCCTACCTCTCCGCGTACGAGGGCTACTACCTGTCGGGGGACGGCGGACACAAGGACGCGGACGGCTACGTGTTCATCATGGGCCGCACCGACGACGTGATCAACGTCGCGGGGCACCGCCTGTCCACCGGCGCCCTGGAGGAAGTCCTCAGCGGCCACCCGGACGTCGCGGAATGCACCGTCGTGGGCGTCGCCGACGCGCTCAAGGGCCAGGTGCCGCGCGGCTTCGTCGTCCTCAAGGCCGGCACCGTACGAAGCCCCGAGGAGGTCGTGGCCGAGCTCGTGGCCTTGGTCCGCGAGACCATCGGCCCGGTGGCAGCGCTGCGCCGCGTGGACATCGTCGCCGCACTGCCCAAGACCCGGTCGGGGAAGATCCTGCGGCGCACCATGCGGGAGATCGCCGACGGCGGGGATCCGGAACTCCCCTCCACCATCGACGACCCGACCGTCCTCGACACCCTGCGTCCCGTACTGCGCGGCGAGGCCTGA
- a CDS encoding creatininase family protein, with product MTEFLWNRMTASRLRELAGQNAPVLLPVGSTEQHGPHLPTGVDDFLSTEVCRRVAAILIARHRPVVVAPSLWCGLADHHMAFGGTFSLTLSTYQAVLRDVCSSVLASGFRTILIVNGHGGNVTALNAITNEISRELGTPIAVTSYFLAAQDRFAGIMRQQNHLMHACEGETSMMMALAPELVDGSRIAEATGPEIELYSADQPFHRPRPFHEVTASGVAGDARPATARKGRAMLDAGAERIAAWLLDLPARPAGRDPQPG from the coding sequence GTGACGGAGTTTCTGTGGAACCGCATGACCGCAAGCAGGCTCCGTGAGCTTGCCGGCCAGAACGCACCCGTCCTGCTCCCGGTCGGCTCCACGGAGCAGCACGGCCCGCATCTGCCCACCGGCGTCGACGACTTCCTCAGCACCGAGGTGTGCCGACGGGTGGCCGCCATCCTGATCGCCCGGCACCGGCCCGTCGTCGTCGCCCCGTCCCTGTGGTGCGGACTGGCCGACCATCACATGGCGTTCGGCGGCACCTTCAGCCTGACGCTCTCCACCTATCAGGCGGTGTTGCGGGACGTGTGCTCCTCCGTCCTGGCGTCCGGCTTCCGTACGATCCTGATCGTGAACGGTCACGGCGGGAACGTCACGGCGCTCAACGCCATCACCAACGAGATCTCGCGCGAACTGGGCACCCCCATCGCCGTCACCAGCTACTTCCTGGCCGCGCAGGACCGTTTCGCCGGCATCATGCGGCAGCAGAACCACCTCATGCACGCCTGCGAAGGCGAGACCTCGATGATGATGGCGCTCGCCCCGGAGCTGGTCGACGGCTCCCGCATCGCCGAGGCGACGGGCCCGGAGATCGAGCTGTACTCCGCGGACCAGCCCTTCCACCGCCCGCGGCCCTTCCACGAGGTCACCGCCTCCGGCGTCGCCGGGGACGCTCGTCCTGCGACAGCACGCAAGGGGCGGGCGATGCTGGACGCAGGCGCCGAACGCATCGCCGCATGGCTGCTCGACCTGCCGGCACGACCCGCCGGCCGGGATCCGCAACCGGGTTGA
- a CDS encoding TetR/AcrR family transcriptional regulator: MAAEAAGSASAATSTRRPRAPRPSVGKILEASKVLFLEDGYDGVNLDRVATRAGVARQTVYNQFGSKEALFRATMHHHWQAFGLQDTEERLVPDPAQADPAGFLRRFAEGLLAFIADTDQVAFTRLVVAESRKLPWIAEEFYRLGKQPLVTALTAALLNMADAGRIDCPHPELAAHQFLGLVQEFVIWPQVMAIGPDVVKLPSVDLVVEEAVAMFLSRYAKPGAHGGEPA; this comes from the coding sequence ATGGCAGCCGAAGCCGCCGGCTCCGCATCCGCGGCCACATCCACCCGCCGTCCGCGAGCGCCCCGTCCTTCGGTCGGGAAGATCCTCGAGGCGTCGAAGGTCCTCTTCCTCGAGGACGGCTACGACGGAGTCAATCTGGACCGCGTCGCGACCCGCGCGGGCGTCGCGCGACAGACGGTGTACAACCAGTTCGGCAGCAAGGAAGCGCTCTTCCGGGCCACGATGCACCACCACTGGCAGGCCTTCGGACTCCAGGACACGGAGGAGCGCCTCGTCCCGGACCCGGCGCAGGCCGACCCGGCCGGCTTCCTGCGCCGATTCGCCGAGGGTCTCCTCGCCTTCATCGCCGACACCGACCAGGTTGCCTTCACCCGGCTCGTCGTCGCCGAGTCGCGCAAACTCCCTTGGATCGCCGAGGAGTTCTACCGCCTGGGCAAACAGCCCCTGGTCACCGCACTCACCGCCGCGCTGCTCAACATGGCCGATGCCGGGCGCATCGACTGCCCTCATCCGGAACTGGCGGCCCATCAGTTCCTCGGGCTCGTCCAGGAGTTCGTGATCTGGCCACAGGTCATGGCGATCGGCCCCGACGTGGTGAAGCTGCCTTCCGTCGATCTCGTCGTGGAGGAGGCCGTCGCCATGTTCCTCAGCCGTTACGCCAAGCCGGGCGCACACGGCGGCGAGCCCGCCTGA